From the genome of Nostoc cf. commune SO-36:
GTCGGATCATTTTCAATTTGATTTATTGCTTTCTCTACTACAGTTGCTTTTTCTACTAAACTAGTAGTGGGATAGCTTTGCTCTAATTGTTTTAAAATCTGCTGAATTTCTGCGGCAGATTTAGCTAAATTTTGTTGAATAGCATAGTTATGTGTGACATCGCCTGTGTAATCACGTCCTGCAACGCCACCACCGATATTAGCACCCTGAAAATCATTATTTTGAATATTCGACATAGATTTATTTATAGCAACATTTTTAATGTTTAAACTGAGATTTTGAATCATGGCAGGGAAATAATTAGTGGGTTCATGTGGTTTTTTAATAGCAGCTTCTACTTCACACACACCTTGATGTGTGATAGTTATATAAGCTGAACCACCATACATTGCATACAGACTACCCAATGGCTTAATTAAACTTTGGTTTTCTAAATATTCTAAAATATGTAATAGTTCTTTACTACATACACCAGTGTTATTACAAATAGAATTGGTGTCTGTTGCTATATCTTTATCGCCTTTAGTCTCAAAATAAATAAGTTTTAAAACTTTAAATCTTTTTGCGTCCTGCTCAATAACATAGTTATAATCTATTTCTATATCACTCATCTCTTTTCAAACCTCTAAGCATTGGGAGAGCGATCGCAATTGAAAAGTTTTATGATCTTGGGCTTGAGCATGAGTAGCTGCTAAACGGGTGCATCCTAGTTTTTATTTTGCGTCTAGAGAATAAAATCATAATCCCGGTAGAGTGGAGGGTTTGACAATTAGTACTTTTGCTCCAGTCGAAAAAGTGGGATGATCCCCTGCTAAACTAATTTAACTAATCAGGTTAATACCCAATCTCTCTGCAATTGCAGATACCGCATTGGCAAAAGTAGCAACATCTTTACCAATACTCCAAAGAGCGAATAATGCAGATTTTAACCTTCCAGGTTTAGTAGGAGTAATAATTTCAGACTTTAAGGTTTCTAGAGAATCAACAGCTACATCCTGATTGTCGGATGGAAGAGATTTTAACTGTTGATGCAATAATTCTGTTAGTTTAATAATTTCATTTATGTCAGAATTGGTGTGCTGAGTGAATGTATTGGTGAGATTTCCATTAATATTGCCCCCAGCTACTACACCATTGATATCAGAACCACCTATGATGCCGCTAGCGTCACGACCAGCCTGAATGTTGGTTGAATAATTCTCAGACACAGTTACCCCTTTAAATGAAGTTATATTTTTTGAATTATGATTTAATTGAAACTCGTTATTTACTTGAAGAATACATTCATTAAATATCTGATTTACAACTTTCTCAGGAACTGCCTTTTGACCTAATTTGACTTCACCTGCATTAGGAGCAATTCTTTCAATTTCTAAGACAAATTCTAAAATTCTAGTTTTTATAGTATCTATAATACCTACAACAGCATTCACGCCTACCATACGCCATGCTGTAACACATACCATATTTTCATATACTTCTGGCTGTATCAGCATAATAAGATTCGCTGACCAGGGAAGCCTAAGTATAGTACTACTTGCATTGTCAATTAGACTTTCTATGTTACTAATACTTTGAAGAAAACAAAGAGTAGTTAGATTTTCTCTAAAATCTTCTGGTAGACATAGAGATGGAATAGGGCCATTTTTAATCCGACTGCCAAATAAGCCAATAAAGTCACCAACAGACTCAACGTTTCTAAAAACCCTGTATTCTGGACAAGTATCAATTGATTGATATCCTTTTAATTCCTGATCAACCCAATCTTTAAATGCTTTGTGGTCTAAACGTGCTGCCAAAATTTTACATTTTCGCAATATATCAGATATCTTAAAATCTGGGTTTGTAGTAGCTTCTTGAATTTCCCTTAGTAAACTCATTAAATTTTTTCGCTCAGTCTAGTAGTTTGCTAAAAATGAGAGATGCGATCGCATGATCTGCAAAAACCACAGCTAAGTCTGTATTGCGCTTTTGGCAAACTTCTGAAGGATTCTAGAGCTAGGATGATCAGCCAGAGAGACAAGCTTGTTTGCTAAAGCAACAGGAATGAGAGAGTTGTCGTACATATCGCACTTTAGCTTCTCAACGTTGGTTAAAATTGCACTCAAGTTTTGGAAGTCTGCCTCTTTGGGATTTGTCATATTCCTTGAAGTTGGTAAAGAAACAACGTACATCCCACCTGCCAAGGTCTTAAAAATCAGCTTGTTGCTATAGTAAGTTGTAGAACCATAAGGTGTTGTTGGGTCAGCTTTGCCAGGAAGAATGTACTTGTAGATGTAATCATTATTCAGAATTAGGACAGTTCCATTTGCAAGCTTTTCAGAGATTTCATCGGCGTGTTCTACAAAGGCTCCACTCTTTTCCAATCCAGCTAGGTATAAGTTGTGATGTTTAAAGAGAAAGTTGACAAGCGATCGCATTGGACGGTGCATATTTGCTGTTTGTCCAAAAAAGGCAAGTGGCCCATCCTTGACAAACAAGATTTCCTCTAGTAATGCTGGCTTTATCTTAAGAATGAGTCGAATGAGGTGAACTAGGATAATCTGCTCTAAGGTAGTTATCAAATATCCTAAAATGCCTCCAGCACCTAACTCTTCATCGATAGCTTCATGTAGCCGAAATACATCTGTTAGAAAAATCTCAGCCCTGCAATGATTACAGAAAAAGGTATGGTCTTTTGTCATGTCTCCCAGATTAAGGGGAATACCTGTACTTCCACAAACTGGACAACTTGCTAAGTTCCAAGTTGGTAAACTTACATCATATTCCTGAAAGATAAACCATCTTAGTGTTGCAATCAATTCTTCATTGTCCACCTTCTGGCAGAAAAAGTTATGAATAGTTTTACGTACTGAGTTTACAAGTGTACTTTCATTTTTAAATTGGATATTGCGAACAGGCAGAGTTAGTTTTAAACGTTGAATCTGTTTTAACTTCGCCATATCATCTGGGTCTATGAAAGGCTGTTTAGCAAGTCCATCAAGATCATCAATGCTAAAAATGAGCGCCCCGATTTGACAAAAGCAGACAGTTGACGAAGGAAAGCCTGTTTGTACAGCTACCTCAGTATAACCCCCATCAATGGCAACAACATTACGTATCGGATTTTTAGCTACAGGCTGATAAATTAAGCGATCGCAGTCATCAAGCGTAACTTCTGAAGCAAACTTAGGAAGATTACACTGCTTAAGAAACTCCTGTAGCGATTGGTCATTAATTATATGACTATGTGCAGACTTGCTGGCATACTCATTAGGTCGCCGTCCACGCTTGCTTGTATATCCCATAAACTACGTGCTTTCCTAGATTTTAGAGAAACGGTCAATTTGAGTAGGAACTACGAAGGCATTTGAGTATGTTTTCATACGTACAAAACCTTTATCACTATCCGCACTAAACCTGACTAAAGATTCAGTAAAGTCTCCAAAGTCGTAATACTTTTTAATTTCTTTTGTCTCGTCCTCGTTATTTAAGTGGGCAATAAACCAATTTTGAGTATTTTTAAGAATGTTGGAGCTAATTGAACTCACTTCTTGAGTAGCATAAATTAAGCCAAGATTGAGTTTTGCACCTTCCTTTGCAATCCGGTTATATACTTGGCTTAAGTCCTTATCATTCTGTTTAGGGAAAAGATTATGAGCTTCTTCAAAGTAAAATTGAACGAAGTTATTGGGTGTATTTTGAATGAAGCGATTCATTGCATCTGCAAAAATTTTGCGGCAAATACGCTCGGAATATAAACGCTGAATTTCTGGATTGCCTTGTGACAAGTCTACGATGATAATCTGACCCTTGCGAAGTTCCTCAATAATTTCTTCCTCAAAGGGTTTACCCCCTGTTTCTGTATGAAGGTTAGCAATATCTCTCAGTTTGATATAGCCACTGATTGTAGCATTACCCTTTGGCTTTGATTTACGCGTTAAGAAAACAAGTAATGCCTTCAAATCTTCTTCAGCCCACTCCCGCCCTTTCTTACTTTGATAATCTGTAAAGAATGGGTCATTATAGTTTTCCCAAATGGTTTTAAACCATTCACTGGCTTCTTCCAAAGTGATCCCGTTTTTAGGATTAAGACTTCCATCAGTCTTAACCATCTTGTTGAGTGTATCCTCACCGGGAAAATTCACGGTGAAGTTATTTGGAGGCTTAAATCCTGCCTTATACAGGCAACACCAGTAAGCTGCTTTTTTTCTCTCATACCGTGTAATTGCAGAAAAATCTGTTTTATCCCTTGGTTCTTCAAGATCAATTGATAAGAAGCTTTTTACATAATCAGCAGTTTCGAGTTCTAAGTGGCTTCGTATCAATTCAAATCCCGATTCTATATCTCTATAAAAATTTACCTTCATCACTTTGAAGCTATCTTTATTGAGAGTGCTGTACCGGATAGTTCGCTCTTTATATATTTCAAATATAGCTGTACCTTCATCCTGCATATTTGCATTTGCATACTCACCATTGATGTCAAATATAATTTGACCGACTGGATACTTTGGTAAACCATCTTCAGTTAAAGGTTCTAAGTTCGCTACAGCACTTCCATTTAACTTACCGTTGATTCCATGACCTGCCTTATCGCTCATCAAAACAGTAGCTTGAATAACCTTTTTAACTGTATTTGACTTACCTGTACGGGTCATTCCAAATAGAGCAGTACGTTTACCAAGAAAGTCTTTTGGACTTACGAAAACAGGTACATCATCTTCCTGTGCTTGGAAGCGAAGGCTAGAGCTATAGCGAACCTTGCCAATTTTGATATCAGTTGGCTTACCTGTGATGCCCTCTTCACGGAAGTTGACTATAAGTTCTAATACGTCTGGATTTGGCTTAATGACCCTATAGTGATGGGCGCTATAAAAGTTTTCAACATCAGCGCCAAAACGTGTACATCCTTTATCGTCCTTATAAAATGTTCCTAAAATTCTGCATTCCAGCCCAGAGAAACTAAATTCATATTTTGTGTAGCTATCTAATTGACTTTCTTTACCACTTGTCTTTAAGTTATCTTTATAATATTCAACCATTGAACTGATGACATCATTATCAGTAGGTAACTTCGCTGGTTTCACAACCCTAAGAAGTAATACCTCAGAAACATCAACCTCATTTTCATTTTCGTAATAAGCTAATAAAAAAGACCCTTGGGGAACTCCTTTAGCTTTTAGCTTCCAAGAGTCAGCAACTAAAATATATGCTTTTTCATAATCAATGTGAAATGGACGACCAATAAAAATTCCAGTTTCTATATCACCTGTACTACTATTTTTTTTAAATAAATCAACAGATGCAATTTTTGATATTATATTGGTAAAACTTAGTGTCATTGATAATTTCCTTTGAAAATTACTGCTTTTATCACCAAATATTGAAGAAAATATTGGTTAATTTGCCAAATACTTCTCCAACAAATCCTTACCTTGATCGCCCATGTGAAGCAGCTGTGCCTCAATCTTTTCCGTTGCTAGCGGCGATGGTTTAGAGCGTCCATTCTCCCATCGGTTGATTGTTGGGTAAGTGACACCTAAAGTAGCTGCAAACTGTTCTTGCGTTAGCCCAGTCAAAAGCCTGAGTTCACGAATGAGCTTGCCAACTTCTGGCTGGTTGATGACTAGGGGCTTTTTTCTGACCATCTAGCTTCTGAACTCAAATAACAAACTTGATGTAAGACTTGATATATCATCTGACATATTTTAACTACATCAAGGCTGGTGCGCTCTCCGCAAATACTCGGAAATTTTTTGGGCTTAACAAGATTCAATCCAGTTTTGTTCAACTCAAAAGGTATAGAATGCCATAACTTCGTTAAGCTGCGCGGAGCGCATCCATACATCTGCTTCATTTTACATCCCCAATTATTGAGAATTCTGATTATTTAAACAGATTTGTTTGAGCTAACAGTTTGCGAAAATGCCCTGACTTGGCGTTAGTAAATTATCTGGATCGTAACGTCGCTTTGCATTTCCCAAATTTCCCCAAACTCGACCAGAATGCTGCTGCCAATCCTTTTTGGAAAAGGGAATAGCATTTACGGAATATTTGTAACCACCCAAGTCACGGTTTTGCTCAAATAGTTTGCGATTATCATTGAGCGATCGCCCATAAAATTCTTAGAGGCAAAGTTGCCAAATAGCGATGATACAGAGTACCCAAT
Proteins encoded in this window:
- a CDS encoding helix-turn-helix domain-containing protein gives rise to the protein MVRKKPLVINQPEVGKLIRELRLLTGLTQEQFAATLGVTYPTINRWENGRSKPSPLATEKIEAQLLHMGDQGKDLLEKYLAN
- a CDS encoding ATP-binding protein; amino-acid sequence: MTLSFTNIISKIASVDLFKKNSSTGDIETGIFIGRPFHIDYEKAYILVADSWKLKAKGVPQGSFLLAYYENENEVDVSEVLLLRVVKPAKLPTDNDVISSMVEYYKDNLKTSGKESQLDSYTKYEFSFSGLECRILGTFYKDDKGCTRFGADVENFYSAHHYRVIKPNPDVLELIVNFREEGITGKPTDIKIGKVRYSSSLRFQAQEDDVPVFVSPKDFLGKRTALFGMTRTGKSNTVKKVIQATVLMSDKAGHGINGKLNGSAVANLEPLTEDGLPKYPVGQIIFDINGEYANANMQDEGTAIFEIYKERTIRYSTLNKDSFKVMKVNFYRDIESGFELIRSHLELETADYVKSFLSIDLEEPRDKTDFSAITRYERKKAAYWCCLYKAGFKPPNNFTVNFPGEDTLNKMVKTDGSLNPKNGITLEEASEWFKTIWENYNDPFFTDYQSKKGREWAEEDLKALLVFLTRKSKPKGNATISGYIKLRDIANLHTETGGKPFEEEIIEELRKGQIIIVDLSQGNPEIQRLYSERICRKIFADAMNRFIQNTPNNFVQFYFEEAHNLFPKQNDKDLSQVYNRIAKEGAKLNLGLIYATQEVSSISSNILKNTQNWFIAHLNNEDETKEIKKYYDFGDFTESLVRFSADSDKGFVRMKTYSNAFVVPTQIDRFSKI
- a CDS encoding AbiTii domain-containing protein — protein: MSLLREIQEATTNPDFKISDILRKCKILAARLDHKAFKDWVDQELKGYQSIDTCPEYRVFRNVESVGDFIGLFGSRIKNGPIPSLCLPEDFRENLTTLCFLQSISNIESLIDNASSTILRLPWSANLIMLIQPEVYENMVCVTAWRMVGVNAVVGIIDTIKTRILEFVLEIERIAPNAGEVKLGQKAVPEKVVNQIFNECILQVNNEFQLNHNSKNITSFKGVTVSENYSTNIQAGRDASGIIGGSDINGVVAGGNINGNLTNTFTQHTNSDINEIIKLTELLHQQLKSLPSDNQDVAVDSLETLKSEIITPTKPGRLKSALFALWSIGKDVATFANAVSAIAERLGINLIS
- a CDS encoding DNA double-strand break repair nuclease NurA, with the protein product MGYTSKRGRRPNEYASKSAHSHIINDQSLQEFLKQCNLPKFASEVTLDDCDRLIYQPVAKNPIRNVVAIDGGYTEVAVQTGFPSSTVCFCQIGALIFSIDDLDGLAKQPFIDPDDMAKLKQIQRLKLTLPVRNIQFKNESTLVNSVRKTIHNFFCQKVDNEELIATLRWFIFQEYDVSLPTWNLASCPVCGSTGIPLNLGDMTKDHTFFCNHCRAEIFLTDVFRLHEAIDEELGAGGILGYLITTLEQIILVHLIRLILKIKPALLEEILFVKDGPLAFFGQTANMHRPMRSLVNFLFKHHNLYLAGLEKSGAFVEHADEISEKLANGTVLILNNDYIYKYILPGKADPTTPYGSTTYYSNKLIFKTLAGGMYVVSLPTSRNMTNPKEADFQNLSAILTNVEKLKCDMYDNSLIPVALANKLVSLADHPSSRILQKFAKSAIQT